ttaatcgattaaatcatttttcaatcaaaactgtcaaacatttgatggttccagGTTCTCGAATGTGTcaactttcagtttttcttggTTTTTGCAACATAACgaattgaatattttgggggTCTTGTATTTTGATAGGACTATATCTATAAGACTTTTAATGACCTTACAATGAGGTTCAAGATCATGTGAAGGGTATTTTTAGTTTTCTCATGTCTTATAGATCACTTGATTAATAGGggaaatcatcatcatattaatcagtaatgaaaaaaatcattagttgcagccggGGTGTGTACAATATTGTCCAAAAGTTTTAGGCACTAAAAATAAAGTAAGGATGCTTTTAAGTATAATTCTttgaatagttttatttatCCACTGAACAGAAGAAAACCCAACTCAAAAGAATATTTGGTGTGACCACCCTTTGCCTTTTAAAACAGCACCAATTCTcccacatgcatgtgcacagttTTTCATGGTGCTTGGTAGGTGGGTTGTTCCAGGCATCTTGGAGAACTGTCTCAGTGTcttgtctcttcatgtaatctcAGACTCACtccatgatgctgagatcaggGCCAAAGCATTTGTTGTAGGACTCCTTATATGGGAACAATCAGGCGCCTCTCTGATGCTACGGAGTGATGGAGAAGATTTTAAACATCTAAAGAGCCtaaaatgaatgtaaagtactgtatatgtgcagGCAACCTTAAATATTTggcaatgtaatgtaatttaatgtgTGCCTACTATACTAAGTAAATCTATCAATCAGAGTTAGTTTTGATTGATTCTCTGCAGGTTTTGcagctgaatattttttttaccaagacTGTTGTGAACCCAAAACTGTCCTCCGACCGTCAATCAGAATGAGTCTACTCCCTCAGAAGGATACTCAATTTCCATATCTGCTAGTTTACTGATGGTTCAGGATTATTCCTACACAATCTATTTATCACTCTATCTTTCTTAAGTTTCACGACATCAATTTTACTGTTTATCCTCTTCATCTACTTTAGCACCTATGTGAAATGTAAAGTTGCCGTTATGTGTTCCCCACAGGGATGGTTCACCATGTCCAAGGCACGATATTCCATGGGAAACAAACAAGTCTCTGCACTTCAGTATGCAAGTGAGATTGAGCCACTGGTCTGTGTTCATGCCAGGTGAGAAATTAGACGTGTGGAAATTAATGCTCCAATGTGAATCGATGTGCACTGTGAGTTTTGGAAAGCCTTTTTATGACTGGgacttgtgtgtgttacagaacACTAGAAAATGGGGAGGTGGACTTCTGCACAGAAAGAGTTAAACAAAGTAAAGAGTCTGGAAAAGATGTGACATCCATAGAGGATATTGGACCTCAAGAAGAAGGTGAGTCTACCATGATCTGTGTGATGCTAACAATGTATCTTGTTTACATccaccgttttttttttgttttttttttaattcattatattATCTAATTTCACAGGTGTCAGGAGAAGAAACAAACCTCAAAAGGATATCACAGAAAAAGAGGCAAATGATAAAGCAAGGAGTCAGAAAGCTCCTGAAGTAACTCCAGTCAAACGAAGTGACCAGAATCCTCAGCAAGATCCACTGAAATGGTTTGGGATTCTGGTGCCGCAATCGCTTAAACAAGCGCAGTCGTCATTCAAGCAAGGTATCGTGTTACGTGTCCAAACAAGTGTATACTTTATACGATTTGGGTTTAAGGTGAGACCATAGTAAAGGAAATGGTATGTGATTACCTCTGGATGCAGCCAAAGTTACTGCAGGTCATCATATTGAATTGATGTTGTATGCAAATATAGCCATGGATAGATGTAGTTTTCTTTCACAAAAGCAGCACTTTACAGTGtaccaaaaaaaacatgtttcaacaGTTGTACATATCGGTTTACTTTACTTGAGATTCTTACAGTGATTCAACAcaatgcaaatagacaaaacacaagcaaatgaagaaaataagaaaatatctACACCAACATGACAGCACATGCACTGAATTTAGAAGGGAGACgctgcaaataaataaaactcaaaaatTGAGAACACACAAGCAGCGTAACCAAACCCCTATAATACAGAAGAcacaaccaaaaaaagaaaaaacaaaaaaaacaagtgtcgTGGAAATTTTCTGCTCTTGGTGAAGAATGCAATAGAGACTTCCGTCGACCaacaaggttttattttctttgcaaagaaaagGTCAATCAACATGCAAGCGgttcaaaatgaagaaaaacccCGAGCATGAGGAACCTTGAACATTTATACCTGAGGGAAAGGCCCACCCCTGTGGTGTGTTTCACGTCCCTTGTCTGCTGTGGGGTCGGCCTCTTACCTATGGTGTGCTTTCACACTCTTTTGTCTTTCGCAGGTATCGGCACAGACCCCCTGAAGTGTGAAGTTAAGAGGTCTAGtcaacacaatttaaaatacaaaagggTTTGAATATTGATGAGAAAGTGAGAGGTTGGGTGTCTCAGGTAGTTGAAATGCAAAGGAATTgaatttacaattacaattaaaagtCCGATATCTTGGTGGGAGGTTGGGTATCTTACAAGGAAGTTGAAATTACAATTACACAagcaaaatagaaaaacattttagctGACatcctgtcagtgttgttggAAAATGAgccaatgttttatttcagttttaacattctgagagtttgtgtttacaagacTCAAAATTCAAATACACTGACAAAATACACATAGTCTATGTTTGCCAGGCCAACATAGACACTCATGTCCGAGTGTGCTCACTGGTTTTTAGTATGTCCCGTAAACTGCTCATGTAATGCATCTCGGTTCAGTTTTATTCTGTGCAACTTCAGGGTTTCtgtattgtgtttgttgtgttgtgttgtgttgtattttctctgtttgcttgtgtttgtttgtgttgtcacaGAGTTTGCAGCCcatctctgtatttggctgtgTTTTCTATATTTGCACCATGCGATCACATTGGTAaagatgttttcttcatttgattgttatttgtttatttgcatgtgttttctttagctGCTGTGTGATGAGCTCACATGGCCACATTTGGTTCTAGTGCACAGTATACTGAGCCCACAGGAGTGTGTATACTCCCAACAATAGATGGATATAGATGTGTTTATGTAGATAAATTAACTACCAGTAAATAATTTTCCTCAtctttcatcttctttcttttatttctgtcatattACAGTTATAGAGCTGTCCGCTGAGATTGCAACCCTTCAGACTGCAGTTTTGAACAGCAGACGGGAGCTGAGGAACAGCATGAATGACAAACACGTTCTCCAGAAGACAACCTCAGCTGCTCAGATGGACAAAGTGGCAGACTGAATAAAGGCAAAGAGGCAAAGCTGGAGAGATGATCTGAGAAGAGCCTGTGGCCACAGAGAGCGACTGATGGAGTCAGTATATACGTTTCAGGGCCCAGTGAACTTTAACTGCTGGATTTTTAAGTGAACATCACAAAAGTAGCGGTTCCTTCTTTATGATTAATTGGTATTAGATCCTGTTTTGTGCTGGGTTGACTGATGCTTCTTGTTTGAGATGGATGTGTTTGGGAACGCTGTCTGAGGATTTCTCAGGATCAATTAAGTCTTTGCTTTTGACTTTAATTTATTCAGAAATCTAGAACCTGTTTGAACTTTTTCAATAAACGATTGCCACCACTTTGTGATGAGGCAGCAAAGGGTTTATGATTTGAATCTAGGGGCTTCATTAATTATGAATATTCGTATTATGcataataaattattaataaataatttactgatGCTTCATAGCTCAGTTATAAGCTAATAAGAATTGTAGCTTGCCAGGTTTTGGAAAATGCCTTTGTTCAGTGTTTAtcgcttttattttgtatgtgtgcagtTGTAATGCTAAATAAGTAGATTTTGGTCCAGATCCTCTGCAGCCATTTACCTTCTGTAAAGGTATATGgctttgtgtcagtgtgttgtattctatatttatttttgttgtctgGTTTGGTTAAAGCTCTTTGTagcactgattttttttataagtaCAGAGAAAGTTTATTCAGGTCCAATCAGTGAGGGTATTTTTCACATCCTGGCAACCCAAACGTTGTtattaatggtttataactagttagCAAAAAATTAGATTTAATAATTGTTTAATAACCATTAATAAGACAATTACTTCAAACTTCTTAGCTCTTAATAAAGAATTCCTTTTTAGACAGTGGTACCTAATGGTCTTTCATACTGtcttattctattttttttattaagtcctatgtttaatttaaaataaacatctggTGTTACTTTCAAATCGTTTATGAAATGCTACTAAATCAGGAGAAAACTGCCTCCTCTTATTATAACGACATGGGTATAATTGAAAACATCTGACCGAGCGCCACCACCCTCGGATCCAAGCATCTTGACTGGGGACAGCCGAACATTACCGGGAACTGTCGAAATGGGATACGAAACTCCCGTTTATTGTGTGTACTTCCTGGTCCAATTATATTACTGTCTACATACCTCCATGAAACACCGCTCTGCCTCCCCTCCACTTGCGTCCGATCGACGGATGGGAGCGCAGAAACAACGGATGTAGCCTCACTGTTAGATTATTGATGTTTCCAGACATCCGCAGCAGCCCGTTGTAGCCTGATTGTGGCCGATTTCGGACGTGCGAGCGACGCTAACTCCTGCCTGaaattcaattttcttttgtctgcGCAACTGGCAGCAACATTTGTTGATGTGTGATCAGGGGTTGGGAAGTAAACACGCTGGCCTGCGCTCATGATCAGAGCCGAGGTGAGATTGATACCTCACACTCAGATTGCCCTTGATCGCAAGTTGATTTTACTCCGGAGCAGAGGAACTGTTGGCTCCAATGGCGTCAGTTTCGAAGGTGTCTATTCTGGATTACTTTAATATTGTGTTTGAAGGTGAAAATGGCAAAATCGAGTCCAACTGCAAGGCTTGTGGCACCAGAATCCAGGCGAAACGGAGCGTCACGTCCAACTTCGTAACACATCTCAAGGtaatgatttcaaaataaaaggtatTGTCTGCATGTTAACATCAAGGGACGAATCCTCTACACTTATTCTCAGTCTAATATTTCTGTCAGCATCAGCTAAACCAGCTGGCCCTACAGCATCTTTCTTTTATGTATACTACACAGTGTCAGCTGCATAAACCTGACTGTAAAGACAGCCAGGTTTAGCCACACTGTATCTTCTTATAGCTACTGATATTTAGACAAGACAGTATGGTGAAGAGATGTACACACCTAAGCGCTGAATGAAGTGTTCTACCTGTCAACCAGTAACATTGCTgtgtccctctctatctctctcccatTCAGCGGAAGCACCAGGCTATGTATGATGACTTTGTGAAAAGGAAGGATATGAAGAGAGAGGGTTACTCCTCTGGTTCCCTGCACAGTTTCACCAGCAATGGAGGGAATACCCGCTACACTCTTCCCATCAGTActggagtgggaggaggaggaggaggaggaggaggaggaggaggtggtgttgGAGGAATGGGAATTGTGGagggaggagtaggaggaggttCAGGAGGAGGGGTGACCAAGTTTGACAGACATGACCCACGTCAGGTGTGCATTATAGTCCGTCACCACTTGAGATGCAAATAACTGTCCTACTATTTATGTAATCCTATAACAAGTGTTACTTTATTCAATGTGGCAATGCATCAAATCATCTGCTGTAAAATAAGGGTCATTCACACTGGGTTTTGTCACCATAGGTTTTGATCTCTGAGGCCATAGCTAAGATGATTGTGCGTGATCTGCAGCCAGTGTCCATAGTTGAAAATCAAGGcttcagagagctgctgcagctcttgGAGCCACGTTACACTCCGGAGCCTCAGCACTACATCCACAGCCAGCTCCTCCCAGCCTACGCCTACCAAGTCCAGCTGACTACCCGTCAGGCCCTGGCTTCAGCACACGCCCTCAGTCTCAGCCTGGATCTCTGGAGGGGCTTTTCTGGAGCCACCTCAGGGTAAGGATGTAAAATCAACATATAAACAACACGATTCCAACTTGGTTTGAGTGTCTCTCTGCTGagtcttctgtctctctccgtaGGTACCTCGGTGTCACCTGCCATTTTCTTACATCTGACTGGCAGATGCGTTCAGCTCTGCTGGCGTGCCTTCCCCTGACTGGTGGCAGCTCTGGGAATCGCGTGCTGTCAGATTTTGATGAAGTGTGTCACTCCCATGGGGTTTCGGGGAGAGCATTTCGTGTTGTTGCGGACCCTTTTCTGGCAACAACGACCATAAAGCCATGTTGTCTTCCTGGTTTCCTGATTTCACCTCCTCTTGCTAACCTGCAAGATGACAATGATGAAGAAGAGGTGGGCAATGGTAACGATGTGGAGGAAGGGATCAGGAACGGCCATGGTGATGGGGGAGATGAAGGGGAATGGGAGGACTCGTGGGAGCAGGGTCTCGGTGTTTGTCGGGTGGACtgtttctctcgctctcttgaACAGTGTGTTAGAGAGGGGTTACGCTCTTGTCCACAGCTCTCCTCCACACTGGCCAAGGCAGCCTGTTTCTACAACTACATTACCTCTGCTGTCCCACCTGAGAAACTCAGCCAGGTGTTTGATGGCATTGGGCTGACAGTGGGGGGGCCACGAACTGCCCTTCCTGCAGTAAGAGACTGGGCTGCTCAGCTTAAGGTATGTAATATTATCAAGTCCCTGAGTAGTATACAGAAGAGGGAGGTCATGATATCAGATTAGTGTGGCCAAAAGAATATACCAATAACAATATTATCTGGATAACtatagaaaatttgaaaaacaaaaatatcagtcaaattcatcttcaccttttgtgtgtgggtgtgtgtatttttctattttttggCAAATTAATTAGACTAAAATTTAAgtgtagggaggtggagagaaagtCTGTAACCATAACTCaacaaaagcacacaaaaagaatgaactgataaacaaaaacacCCTCAAGGCCTAACATCTGCCATCATGATATTATCATGTGTATTATTaacacaatataaatatttcatttcaacattgCATGTTATATACAATAATTGTAAGCACATATAAGGACACGTCAACAATTTTAAGAAGACATATTTTGTATGTGTTGCAGCTGTGTTAAAGCTATATTTTTTAGATATTGTCAATCACCAGCTGCATCAGTTAGTGAGGGTTCACAGGAGAAGTTACAGTAACAAATGCGccaataaacacttaaaatgtccCAATATGTTCTTCCAGCTACATTATAGTGCTTTATAAACctttgattatttattgtttatatgcTGCTTATAAATGCTTAATAGAGATAGTActattatacagtatgtgtctatAATAATTGTGATTATAATTTTTGACTGTGGCTGTGTTATTAAGGTTTATATTATGAGACTCGCAAATGGCTTTTTAGCAAGAATGAAATCAAGAGTGTGATTCCaaggttttaacatttttttactttttgtttcatttttgatgCAGGTGCTTCGGCGGCTGTTGGACTCAGTGGAGTTCCTGGAGGAGGTGAGTGGTCCAGGGGAGCTGGCGCTGGGTGCTTCTGAGAGAGCTCTCCTGAGGGAGCTCACTGACACTTTGGAGCCCTTCACTGAGGCCTGGGACATGGTGCATggggacagacaggcagacatacagacagacagacacgtgTCCATCAGCCTGGGGCTGCCGTGTGTCCTGGGCCTTCGGAAGCATCTCTCTGAGACATCAACCCCCCACTGCCCCTCTCTGCTGGTGGGCCTCAGCCAGGCTGTAGAGCGTCGGCTGGCCCCTATCCTGGAGGACCCCCTC
The genomic region above belongs to Seriola aureovittata isolate HTS-2021-v1 ecotype China chromosome 9, ASM2101889v1, whole genome shotgun sequence and contains:
- the ccdc115 gene encoding coiled-coil domain-containing protein 115, whose product is MGISELEESSLSLDGKLLRFMDQLELLEEKRATLNSLIEQGWFTMSKARYSMGNKQVSALQYASEIEPLVCVHARTLENGEVDFCTERVKQSKESGKDVTSIEDIGPQEEGVRRRNKPQKDITEKEANDKARSQKAPEVTPVKRSDQNPQQDPLKWFGILVPQSLKQAQSSFKQVIELSAEIATLQTAVLNSRRELRNSMNDKHVLQKTTSAAQMDKVAD
- the si:dkey-109j17.5 gene encoding zinc finger BED domain-containing protein 4; the protein is MASVSKVSILDYFNIVFEGENGKIESNCKACGTRIQAKRSVTSNFVTHLKRKHQAMYDDFVKRKDMKREGYSSGSLHSFTSNGGNTRYTLPISTGVGGGGGGGGGGGGGVGGMGIVEGGVGGGSGGGVTKFDRHDPRQVLISEAIAKMIVRDLQPVSIVENQGFRELLQLLEPRYTPEPQHYIHSQLLPAYAYQVQLTTRQALASAHALSLSLDLWRGFSGATSGYLGVTCHFLTSDWQMRSALLACLPLTGGSSGNRVLSDFDEVCHSHGVSGRAFRVVADPFLATTTIKPCCLPGFLISPPLANLQDDNDEEEVGNGNDVEEGIRNGHGDGGDEGEWEDSWEQGLGVCRVDCFSRSLEQCVREGLRSCPQLSSTLAKAACFYNYITSAVPPEKLSQVFDGIGLTVGGPRTALPAVRDWAAQLKVLRRLLDSVEFLEEVSGPGELALGASERALLRELTDTLEPFTEAWDMVHGDRQADIQTDRHVSISLGLPCVLGLRKHLSETSTPHCPSLLVGLSQAVERRLAPILEDPLYITATALDPQFKLTWSSNPDWHRQVLIEELSKHSTASSPINSTTDLHPQSKTPPAPALSPVSSLSRPCKLFSFIKQRPTTQAKSLEQELTVYLREEPTDEEALHYWRRKAIDFPLLAQVAKRAFTIPACGTVVGSIFTTAGRCLRPERGRILPKNLETLLYLKANYRLLWT